In one Ictalurus furcatus strain D&B chromosome 10, Billie_1.0, whole genome shotgun sequence genomic region, the following are encoded:
- the diras1a gene encoding GTP-binding protein Di-Ras1a has protein sequence MPEQSNDYRVVVFGAGGVGKSSLVLRFVKGTFRDTYIPTVEDTYRQVISCDKSVCTLEITDTTGSHQFPAMQRLSISKGHAFILVYSITSRQSLEELKPIYQQVLAIKGNVEGIPIMLVGNKSDESQREVETKEGEAQANSWKCAFMETSAKTNHNVTELFQELLNLDKKRDMSLNMRSSKQRRADKLKAKCSIM, from the coding sequence ATGCCAGAGCAAAGCAATGACTACCGTGTGGTGGTGTTTGGGGCTGGAGGTGTTGGCAAGAGCTCCCTGGTCCTTCGTTTTGTGAAGGGCACGTTCAGGGACACGTACATCCCCACGGTGGAGGATACATACCGGCAGGTGATCAGCTGTGACAAAAGTGTGTGCACGCTGGAGATCACCGACACAACAGGCAGCCACCAGTTCCCAGCAATGCAGCGCCTGTCCATCTCCAAGGGTCACGCATTCATCCTGGTGTACTCCATTACCAGCCGCCAGTCGCTGGAGGAGCTCAAACCCATCTACCAGCAGGTGCTGGCCATCAAGGGGAATGTGGAGGGCATACCAATCATGCTGGTGGGCAACAAGAGTGACGAGAGCCAACGTGAAGTTGAGACCAAGGAAGGCGAAGCGCAGGCCAACAGCTGGAAGTGTGCCTTCATGGAGACATCGGCCAAGACCAACCACAATGTCACCGAGCTCTTCCAGGAGCTGCTCAACCTGGACAAGAAGCGCGACATGAGCCTCAACATGCGTTCCAGCAAGCAACGCAGGGCCGACAAGCTGAAGGCCAAGTGCAGCATCATGTAG